Proteins from a genomic interval of Gammaproteobacteria bacterium:
- a CDS encoding amidohydrolase family protein produces the protein MRGRCTAGARRTLRSITKRRPNGPGVACSSCSKPRSPDATPVPAGRRAKRGRADAFQGDKRAVNTDSIRLPLILLSGLLTLGGCGESTNAPSGAPGFDILLLNGSVYRGGAGGAFESVDVGIRNGEIAYIGNAHEDGVDARRRLDATGLIVAPGFIDPHTHALTELRSAAANSNLNYLMQGVTTVFTGNDGEGPASLEETIEHLNSNGIGTNAALYVGHGSLRNSVMAGAYRAPTAEELAQMKSLVAKAMESGALGLSTGLYYVPGYFADTEEVIALARVAAEYGGIYDTHVRDESTYNIGLIAAIDEALRIGREARIPVNIAHIKALGVDVWGESARVIERMEQARKAGQRVTADQYPWSASGTHLRNTLLPRAVLAGAGTDYFERLRDPRILAKIRPEMQENLRRRGGPDSLLIVAADNPDIVGKTLADIAGERGEDPIDTAVDIMTEGSTRVASFNMHADDIRAFMQQKWVMTSSDGTDGHPRKYASFPKKYRDYVLEEQLISLEDFLYRSSGLAAETFGLAGRGRIEIGYVADVVAFDPETFAPVATFAAWNRLSEGLVYSIVNGQLVVDKGSYTGILPGIVLRKRNDRS, from the coding sequence ATGAGGGGGCGCTGCACGGCTGGTGCCCGCCGGACTCTTCGGTCTATAACGAAGCGCAGGCCGAACGGGCCTGGAGTCGCCTGCTCGTCCTGTTCGAAACCGCGCTCGCCTGACGCGACCCCGGTCCCGGCGGGACGCCGGGCGAAAAGAGGAAGAGCAGATGCCTTTCAGGGAGACAAGCGCGCGGTGAACACGGATTCAATCCGCTTGCCTCTGATCCTGCTTTCCGGTCTGCTGACCCTCGGCGGTTGCGGAGAATCCACGAACGCACCGAGCGGCGCGCCCGGCTTCGACATTCTGCTCCTCAACGGATCGGTTTATCGAGGCGGCGCAGGAGGAGCCTTCGAGTCGGTCGATGTCGGCATTCGCAACGGCGAAATCGCCTACATCGGGAATGCTCACGAAGACGGGGTCGATGCCCGGCGGCGCCTCGATGCAACGGGTCTCATCGTGGCGCCGGGATTCATCGATCCGCACACACATGCGCTCACCGAGCTACGCAGTGCGGCGGCAAACAGCAATCTGAACTACCTGATGCAAGGCGTTACGACGGTTTTCACGGGTAACGACGGTGAAGGCCCCGCCTCGCTCGAGGAGACGATCGAGCATCTGAACTCCAACGGCATCGGTACCAATGCGGCCCTGTACGTCGGCCACGGCAGCCTCCGAAACAGCGTGATGGCGGGTGCATACCGGGCGCCAACCGCAGAGGAGCTCGCGCAAATGAAGAGCCTCGTCGCCAAGGCCATGGAAAGCGGTGCGCTGGGCCTGTCGACCGGACTCTACTACGTGCCGGGCTACTTCGCCGACACGGAGGAAGTCATCGCGCTTGCACGGGTGGCCGCCGAGTACGGCGGCATCTACGACACTCACGTCCGCGACGAGAGCACCTACAACATTGGATTGATTGCCGCAATCGACGAGGCGCTTCGCATCGGGCGCGAAGCGCGGATTCCCGTCAACATCGCGCACATCAAGGCTCTCGGCGTCGACGTCTGGGGCGAAAGCGCCAGGGTCATCGAAAGGATGGAGCAGGCGCGAAAAGCCGGGCAACGGGTCACGGCGGACCAGTATCCATGGTCGGCGTCAGGCACTCATCTGCGCAACACGCTGCTCCCCCGAGCCGTTCTGGCCGGCGCCGGAACGGATTACTTCGAACGACTTCGGGACCCCCGGATCCTGGCGAAAATCCGCCCGGAGATGCAGGAGAACCTGCGCCGCCGAGGGGGTCCGGATTCGTTATTGATCGTCGCGGCGGACAACCCGGATATCGTCGGCAAGACGCTGGCCGATATAGCGGGCGAACGCGGCGAGGACCCGATCGACACGGCCGTGGACATCATGACCGAAGGATCCACGCGAGTCGCGTCTTTCAACATGCATGCCGATGACATCAGGGCCTTCATGCAACAGAAATGGGTCATGACCTCGTCCGACGGGACGGACGGCCATCCGCGTAAGTACGCAAGTTTTCCGAAGAAGTACAGGGATTACGTGCTCGAAGAACAACTCATCTCGCTGGAGGATTTTCTTTATCGCAGCTCGGGACTGGCCGCGGAAACGTTCGGCCTCGCCGGGCGGGGACGGATCGAGATCGGATACGTGGCCGACGTGGTCGCGTTCGATCCGGAAACGTTTGCGCCGGTGGCGACGTTTGCGGCCTGGAACAGGCTGTCGGAAGGGCTCGTCTACTCCATCGTCAACGGTCAGCTCGTCGTCGATAAAGGAAGTTACACGGGCATCCTTCCCGGAATCGTCTTGCGGAAGAGAAACGACCGCAGCTAG